A window of Hyperolius riggenbachi isolate aHypRig1 chromosome 1, aHypRig1.pri, whole genome shotgun sequence contains these coding sequences:
- the LOC137545002 gene encoding uncharacterized protein: MILMSSRWIFYTFCFFVTSSFSFYYYAQVKIYKRSTQPLELTIARDSITALDSKVLILSPYYDPRPSPSVRVLAILHASVKEIYCLFHCPPIQTISVRASIDLYSNWFGFPYGTADLTCKEPSECTYRYMSFQSPNSTVTTEKIWFQVKNHPLPSMSSNFTVCISSIYGGYNNVLQIVQSIEMYKILGASRVTIYNISCSQNVDKVLHHYIDEGTLEVVPWPIDQHLKTSKAWHYSKGLTSQIGYFGQTATLNDCLYRNMYKSKFVLLNDIDEIILPVQDEDWFSLMEHLQRLHPDTSVFCFENHVFPTSAKASGFDLWPDIPGVNILNHPFRIHRKWNNVYNRKMIVNPRQIFQISIHSALKHTGTSTNIEENIGISFHCRERAGVTTEQLVHDEILRTYNLSLVPKVNDVIQKLFR; this comes from the coding sequence ATGATCCTGATGTCTTCTAGATGGATCTTCTACACATTTtgcttttttgtcacaagctctTTCTCATTTTATTACTATGCTcaagtaaaaatatataaaaggagTACACAACCACTGGAACTTACCATTGCCAGAGACTCCATAACAGCCCTGGACAGCAAAGTACTCATTCTCTCCCCATATTACGATCCAAGACCGAGCCCATCAGTCAGGGTCCTCGCTATCCTTCAtgcgtctgtgaaggaaatctattGTCTCTTCCATTGTCCCCCCATTCAAACTATCTCTGTTAGGGCTTCCATAGATCTTTATAGTAACTGGTTTGGGTTTCCTTATGGAACGGCAGATCTGACGTGTAAAGAACCTTCAGAATGTACTTATAGATATATGTCCTTCCAATCACCTAACTCCACAGTCACAACTGAGAAGATCTGGTTTCAAGTCAAAAATCATCCATTGCCATCAATGTCTTCCAATTTCACCGTTTGTATTTCTTCTATCTATGGAGGCTACAACAATGTTCTACAGATAGTCCAGAGCATTGAGATGTACAAGATTCTGGGTGCCTCCAGGGTCACCATCTATAACATCAGCTGTTCCCAGAATGTAGATAAGGTCCTACACCACTACATTGATGAAGGAACTCTGGAAGTTGTGCCGTGGCCAATAGATCAACATCTCAAGACCTCAAAAGCATGGCACTACTCTAAAGGGCTCACCAGTCAGATTGGTTACTTTGGGCAAACTGCAACCTTAAATGATTGTTTATACAGGAACATGTACAAAAGCAAGTTTGTCCTCCTTAATGACATTGATGAAATTATCCTTCCAGTCCAGGATGAAGACTGGTTCTCATTGATGGAGCATCTCCAGAGACTACACCCAGACACAAGTGTCTTCTGCTTTGAGAACCACGTCTTCCCCACATCAGCCAAGGCCTCAGGGTTTGACTTGTGGCCAGATATCCCTGGGGTCAATATTCTCAATCATCCCTTCCGGATACATAGGAAGTGGAATAATGTCTATAATCGCAAGATGATTGTAAATCCCAGACAGATATTTCAAATATCTATTCATTCAGCTCTGAAACATACAGGAACTTCAACAAATATAGAAGAAAATATTGGGATCTCCTTCCATTGTAGAGAGAGAGCTGGTGTCACCACAGAACAGCTTGTTCATGATGAAATACTACGGACATACAATTTGTCCTTGGTGCCAAAAGTCAATGATGTTATACAGAAACTCTTCAGGTAG